The sequence below is a genomic window from Labilithrix sp..
ACGAAGGCGAGCCTCTTCCCGCTCGGCTACTACCAGTACGGCACCGTCGACAGCTACGTCGAGCAGCCGCTGTACTGGCGCGGCCTCTCGGTGTTCGGCGGCTACCGCATCGGCCAGGGCAAGTTCCCGATCTACTACGACGGCTACCGCACGAACGACCTCGGCGAGGCGCGCGCGGGCGTGCTCGTCCCGCTCCTCCGCGGCGGCGCGACGGACGAGGAGCGCGCGAAGCTCTGGAAGGCGGAGGCCGGCGTCGTCGCGGCGAAGCAGGGCTTCATCGCGACGCAGCTCGATATGCAGCGCAGCGCCGCGTACAAGTACTGGGACTGGGTCGCGGCCGCGAAGAAGCTCGCGATCGCGAAGCAGCTCCTCGATCGCGCGGTCGAGCGGAACACCGCGCTCACGATGCGCGTGCAGCGCGGGGACGCCGCCGCGATCGAGATCACCGACAACGCCCGCACGATCGTGCAGCGCGAGCAGCAGGTCGTCTCGGCGGAGCGTTATCTCACCGCCACGCGGCTCGCGCTCTCGCTCTACCTCCGCGACGAGCGCGGCGATCCCGTCATCCCGTCGCCGGAGCGCGTGCCCCCCGACCTCCCGGAGCCGACGCCGATCGACGCGGCCACGCTCGAGCGCGACCTCTCGACCGCGATGTCGCGGCGCCCCGAGATGAAGCAATACGAGGCGAAGCGGCGGCAATACGAGGTCGAGCGCGACCTCGCGCAGAACGAGCGCTGGCCCGCGCTCAACGTGATGCTCGCGGGCGCGAAGCAGTTCGGCGAGGGCTACCCCGAGCGCCAGCCGGCCGCGCTCGAGGCGGGCGTCTTCCTCGACATCCCGCTCCGCACGCGCAAGGCCGACGGCCGCGCGCGCGCGGCGAACGCGCGCTTCCTCGAGTATGACCTCGAGCTCCGCTACGCGCGCGACAAGATCACGGTGG
It includes:
- a CDS encoding TolC family protein; the protein is MKRAPIALVLVLVLANARVFAQTTPSGDAPNSPRPGGNSPLEPRPAGDSPLEPRPAGRTTGEPRPGGTAPLEGDGVHGPSRDTPLPRPADAESWRSLPSGPGMVQPGAVPAGSGPRSPSGAPVPRTPGQPATGDEALDLPATPRPVVTLVPPPQANTPLLLSEVLASVSSRFPLLLAEMQSITAADGEQLSAAGSFDPKWRTKASLFPLGYYQYGTVDSYVEQPLYWRGLSVFGGYRIGQGKFPIYYDGYRTNDLGEARAGVLVPLLRGGATDEERAKLWKAEAGVVAAKQGFIATQLDMQRSAAYKYWDWVAAAKKLAIAKQLLDRAVERNTALTMRVQRGDAAAIEITDNARTIVQREQQVVSAERYLTATRLALSLYLRDERGDPVIPSPERVPPDLPEPTPIDAATLERDLSTAMSRRPEMKQYEAKRRQYEVERDLAQNERWPALNVMLAGAKQFGEGYPERQPAALEAGVFLDIPLRTRKADGRARAANARFLEYDLELRYARDKITVEVRDAAAGADAATQRLGLARRELQLARQLEQAERQRFDLGDSNVLFVNIREQGTFEAATRELDALFDHQKALALYRAVLGGPL